GCTAAGCCCAAATGGTTAGCCGAGCACAACTGCTCCCTTTAGCACTTCAAGATTTTAGCCTCTTTTGActtgaaattgtgcaaattttatcattaaatcacattGAAAATACTCTAGAGACAactataacaataaaacaagatttatttacaaatccctacaaaataactataaattggggaaactatacaagttttggaaaatgttttctatacaaaagttagttgtatagGATGACTAACACTTAGCAAGACCAAACCGCTAAGTGAGACAACAGTGGCTTAATGCATGAGGATAAGCCTAAAGAGAGTTCTACCACACCATCACGCACTTAGCGCGTATGCAGCTTGCAAAGCGAGGCGGTTGTCTCTTCTGCACTAAGCGCAAGATTGGCGCTAAGCCAAATATCACTTACTCGCACTAAGTGCGCCTCCGAGGtcagaaagccctttttaagcctgatttGCACAGAAAAAAAGAGGGTGCGTGACGACGTGAAAGAGGTCTGAATTGACTACAAATTATGTGCAAAGAACAGAGGAAAAGCTGGGCAAGGAAGCAAAGGTCCTAACTTTTAGGTAGATTCTAGGTTTTAGAGTTATTTTCTATGTTCTTAGAGGTGGAGTAGACATCCTCAGTGCTTTGTAATCtggtattttcttttgaaaccCTTCTCCTATTTGTGAAAGCTGCTCCCTTGTAATGGAGGGCTAAAATCCTTTATTGGGAATTTCTACTGAGTACtcgatgtaaatatttttattatctattcgaggttattttcatgtgttcaatgtttctatCTAAGCTTATTGTATGCATGCTTGTGGTTTGATCACGCATTGGTGTGTGCTTTTAGGAACTTTAGCATTGACAAATGTACTATTTCCttggaacttgatagagcagggctagataGCTGTAGTGCTAGAAATAGTGTGCAGGGTTCTAGTTTTTATTATGATGTGCTTataatgctgtttaaattaggctaagttcaacaagagacatctgcgAACGAAGCTTAGTTTAAATTAGTCGAAACTCATAAGACATCGGTGTTGGTATTTTTGTCCTCATCATAGAACATAGGAATAATTTCAAATAGAGAAAACCctaattgcatcaagtatctCAGTGGaaggacccaacgcttttacttatttattttcacaCTCAATTGTTCACGTTTACTGTTTCTTTGATTACCCAGCTCGAATGCTCTTGAGGAGCTTCGTCATGTGTCATGGCGACTTGCTCTTCGCTTCTCAAGCCCGCACTTACGAAGCTCTCGCTGATGTGACAAGGAGGGGCCTCTCTCACTTGTGGCCTTAGTTGCGAGCCCATGCCTCTGTTCCTCCTTTCTAAGACGCTTCTTCTCACATCAGTCTgcgtgggcttatagcctagcccaaacttcccacggtttTCCTTGATGTCTACTAAGTTGGCCATGCCATCATTATTCTTCCCCAAGCCCATTCCAGGCTCATAACCATGCCCCAACATCACACGGGTCATCATCATTGCAACATCAGACATGCGAGGCCCCATCGGAAGGGATTCTACAGAAGCgttgcttaccacctcaaaagactgaaAAGCCATTTCCAAGGACTTTTCTGCGACCTCAACATATGGCATAGAAGAAGGGTAGGTTACCAGAATATCTTCCTCCCCCAAAACAATGACAAAGTGGCCCTCTACCAAGAACTTCAGTTTTTGGTGAAGCGTCGAAGGGACAACTCCCACCGAGTGAATCCATGGTCGACCCAACAAGGAACTGTAGGCTGGGTTGATATCCATCActtgaaaggtaacctgacatGTGTGGGATCTTATCTGAATTGTGATATTAATCTCCCCTCTTACTTCCAGACAACTACCGTCAAAAGCACGGACCATCATGGATCTTGGTCTCAGGTgagaagcattgaatggtagtTTCTCCAATgtgcttttgggcatcacgTTTAGGCTCGAGCCATTGTCAATGAGCACCTTGGCCATGATGTGATCCATGCACTTGACAGATACATGTAGAGCCCTATTATGTCCTCGCCCCTCGACAGGAATCTCCTCCTCAGCGAAGGAAAGGTAGTTATTGGCTGTGATATTGTTAACAATCCCCTCGAAGCCTTCTACAAGGATATCCTGGGCCACGTGGGCCTCATTCAAAACTTTAACTTGCAATGCCCAGTGAGGTTCAAAACTCATAAGCAGCTCTAACAGAGAGACCCTAGCTGGAGTCTTGTTGAGttgtttgattattttgaaCTCACTCTTTTGGATTATGCGGAGGAACTTGTTGGCCTCCTCCAAGGATACCTCTTTTTCACCGAAGCCTTCCCTTTTTTCAGCGAACCACCCCGCCGGAACATCCTCGTCCGGAGTGGGGCTTGCTTCGTTGGTCTCCTCTGCGACCACCTTTGCTTTTCCTTTGGCATTCACGGGCCGTACCGGCATGTCAGGTGCCGCAAAGATGCGACCGCTGCAGGTCACGCCGCTTAGTCCAGTGATATTGGTCACTTTGGCAGAAAGTGAGTCAATGCTGGCGGCCCCCTTCTTCCTCTCGCTTGGCTTCTAATGGGCATACCTCGACGGGACTACCTTAGTGCTCTTATACGGGAAGGGAACAGGTTTACCACCTGACAAAGTCGAAGGGCCTCGGTGCTTTTGGGGAGCAGCATCTCAGGTGAAATGTATTACCAAAGGCTTAGATTTCCTAGGACTTTCCTTGTCTGCTGATTGCATGCAGACGTGTTGCTTTTTCATGCCCTCTTCACCGATCTCTAGTcggccttggtctatcatccgctgcAACAGCTCCTCCACTACTAAACATGTTTTCATATCATGCGGTGCAGCCGGATGCATTAAGCAAGGATCCCCCTTATGCCCACTGAGAGGAACCACGCTCGCCTCTTGCAGGGCTTCAAAAATAAACCTCCTAGAGGTCATTACATCCTTTAAATGATTAGGCTTTTGCAGTTTATCCACCTCAATTGCATTTACATCCGATCCTCCATGGTTGGCGAGCGGGTTCATCTTC
The window above is part of the Glycine soja cultivar W05 unplaced genomic scaffold, ASM419377v2 tig00006314_1_pilon_2017860_2069314, whole genome shotgun sequence genome. Proteins encoded here:
- the LOC114404201 gene encoding uncharacterized protein LOC114404201, whose translation is MRRNPSVKKLLEFTPIPMSYGDLIPALIANQLAVVTPGRIYQSPFPKWNNPNATYAYHGGTPGHLVEQCMALKHKVQSLIEAGWLTFQEDEPNVKMNPLANHGGSDVNAIEVDKLQKPNHLKDVMTSRRFIFEALQEASVVPLSGHKGDPCLMHPAAPHDMKTCLVVEELLQRMIDQGRLEIGEEGMKKQHVCMQSADKESPRKSKPLKPSERKKGAASIDSLSAKVTNITGLSGVTCSGRIFAAPDMPVRPVNAKGKAKVVAEETNEASPTPDEDVPAGWFAEKREGFGEKEVSLEEANKFLRIIQKSEFKIIKQLNKTPARVSLLELLMSFEPHWALQVKVLNEAHVAQDILVEGFEGIVNNITANNYLSFAEEEIPVEGRGHNRALHVSVKCMDHIMAKVLIDNGSSLNVMPKSTLEKLPFNASHLRPRSMMVRAFDGSCLEVRGEINITIQIRSHTCQVTFQVMDINPAYSSLLGRPWIHSVGVVPSTLHQKLKFLVEGHFVIVLGEEDILVTYPSSMPYVEVAEKSLEMAFQSFEVVSNASVESLPMGPRMSDVAMMMTRVMLGHGYEPGMGLGKNNDGMANLVDIKENRGKFGLGYKPTQTDVRRSVLERRNRGMGSQLRPQVREAPPCHISESFVSAGLRSEEQVAMTHDEAPQEHSSWGNKNPDLVNDPVHAHSGPVLVQMMNPEKEAGLALVQMA